A single genomic interval of Sinorhizobium garamanticum harbors:
- a CDS encoding GNAT family N-acetyltransferase — MPNDGVDVSFLSVADSHLSMLHGWLSEPHVRQWWGDPDKELESIRDGCASGEVEGFIFHIDGKPAGYIQSWTPSQYDEPWAKDLPSDTPGVDIFVGPPEMTGKGIAALALKAFAERLFENGAARIVIDPDAGNRRAIRAYSKAGFVPFGEWIDESGRTLLMELTRTEFERNS, encoded by the coding sequence ATGCCGAATGACGGGGTCGATGTCAGTTTCCTGTCCGTAGCCGACAGCCACCTGTCGATGCTGCATGGCTGGCTTTCCGAGCCGCATGTACGCCAGTGGTGGGGCGACCCGGACAAGGAGCTGGAATCGATCCGCGATGGCTGCGCGAGCGGCGAAGTGGAGGGCTTCATTTTCCATATCGATGGAAAGCCTGCCGGATACATTCAGTCCTGGACGCCGTCGCAATATGACGAGCCCTGGGCGAAGGACCTGCCGTCCGACACGCCCGGGGTGGACATCTTCGTGGGCCCGCCCGAAATGACTGGAAAAGGCATCGCCGCCCTGGCGCTCAAGGCCTTTGCCGAAAGACTGTTCGAAAATGGCGCCGCCCGTATCGTGATCGACCCCGACGCCGGCAACCGCCGCGCGATCCGGGCCTATTCGAAGGCAGGCTTCGTGCCCTTTGGCGAATGGATAGATGAGTCCGGCCGGACACTCCTGATGGAGCTGACGCGGACGGAGTTTGAGAGGAATTCATGA
- the hisH gene encoding imidazole glycerol phosphate synthase subunit HisH, which produces MRVAIIDYGSGNLRSATKAFERAAREAGIAAEIDLTDKPERVASADRVVLPGVGAYADCRRGLAAVAGMEDALKQAVERDGRPFLGICVGMQLMSSRGLEKTITKGFGWIPGDVVEMTPADPSLKIPQIGWNTLRLNRPHALFTGIPTGENGLHAYFVHSYHLAAENPEDVIAEADYGGPVTAFVARNNKAGSQFHPEKSQTLGLALISNFLRWKP; this is translated from the coding sequence ATGCGGGTCGCCATCATTGACTACGGGTCGGGCAATCTGCGCTCGGCCACGAAAGCCTTCGAACGGGCGGCGCGGGAAGCCGGCATCGCTGCCGAGATCGACCTGACCGACAAGCCGGAACGGGTGGCGTCCGCCGACCGCGTCGTCCTACCGGGCGTCGGCGCCTATGCCGATTGCCGCCGCGGCCTCGCCGCAGTTGCCGGAATGGAAGATGCCCTGAAACAGGCCGTAGAAAGGGACGGACGTCCCTTTCTCGGGATCTGCGTCGGCATGCAGCTCATGTCGTCCCGCGGGCTCGAAAAGACGATCACAAAGGGCTTCGGCTGGATCCCCGGCGATGTCGTCGAGATGACACCGGCCGATCCGTCGCTGAAGATTCCTCAGATCGGCTGGAACACGCTCAGGCTCAACCGGCCGCACGCCCTCTTTACGGGAATCCCGACCGGCGAAAACGGTCTGCACGCCTATTTCGTGCACTCCTACCACCTCGCCGCCGAGAACCCCGAGGACGTGATCGCGGAAGCAGACTACGGCGGGCCGGTGACGGCGTTCGTCGCGCGCAACAACAAGGCCGGCTCGCAGTTCCACCCGGAAAAGAGCCAGACGCTCGGCCTCGCCCTCATTTCGAATTTCCTGCGTTGGAAGCCTTGA
- the hslU gene encoding ATP-dependent protease ATPase subunit HslU has product MTNFSPREIVSELDRYIIGQKDAKRAVAIALRNRWRRQQLDDDLRDEVMPKNILMIGPTGVGKTEISRRLAKLAGAPFVKVEATKFTEVGYVGRDVEQIVRDLVEVGITLVREKKRAEVKAKAHQNAEERVLDALVGATASPATRDSFRKKLRANELDDKEIEVDIAETGAPGAFEIPGMPGANIGVLNLSEMFGKALGGRTKKVKTTVKASYELLINDESDKLLDNEQIQREAMSAAENDGIVFLDEIDKIAARDGGMGAGVSREGVQRDLLPLVEGTTVATKYGPVKTDHILFIASGAFHVSKPSDLLPELQGRLPIRVELRALTKEDFRRILTETEASLIRQYKALLDTEEVKLDFTEDAIDALAEVAVQLNANVENIGARRLQTVMERVLDDVSFNAPDRGGQTVMIDAEYVRKHVGDLAANTDLSRYIL; this is encoded by the coding sequence ATGACCAACTTTTCACCCAGAGAAATCGTTTCGGAGCTCGACCGCTACATCATCGGCCAGAAGGACGCGAAACGCGCCGTGGCTATTGCCTTGCGCAACCGCTGGCGGCGCCAGCAGCTTGACGACGATCTGCGCGACGAGGTGATGCCGAAGAATATCCTGATGATCGGCCCGACCGGCGTCGGCAAGACGGAAATCTCCCGGCGGCTGGCGAAGCTCGCCGGCGCGCCCTTCGTCAAGGTCGAAGCCACCAAGTTCACCGAAGTCGGCTATGTCGGCCGTGACGTGGAGCAGATCGTTCGCGATCTCGTCGAGGTCGGGATCACGTTGGTGCGGGAGAAGAAGCGTGCCGAAGTCAAGGCGAAGGCCCATCAGAACGCCGAAGAGCGTGTGCTCGACGCCCTGGTCGGCGCGACCGCCTCGCCCGCGACGCGCGATTCCTTCCGCAAGAAACTGAGGGCCAACGAACTCGACGACAAGGAAATCGAGGTCGACATTGCCGAGACCGGCGCACCAGGCGCCTTCGAGATCCCGGGCATGCCGGGTGCCAATATCGGCGTCCTCAACCTTTCCGAAATGTTCGGCAAGGCGCTTGGCGGCAGGACCAAGAAGGTCAAGACGACGGTCAAGGCCTCCTATGAACTTCTGATCAACGACGAGTCCGACAAACTGCTCGACAACGAGCAGATCCAGCGCGAAGCCATGTCGGCAGCCGAGAACGACGGCATCGTCTTCCTCGATGAGATCGACAAGATCGCCGCCCGCGACGGCGGCATGGGTGCCGGCGTATCGCGCGAAGGCGTCCAGAGAGACCTGCTGCCGCTGGTCGAGGGCACGACGGTCGCGACGAAATACGGGCCGGTGAAGACGGATCACATCCTCTTCATCGCCTCCGGCGCGTTCCACGTCTCCAAGCCGTCGGATCTGCTGCCGGAGCTGCAGGGTCGCCTGCCGATCCGCGTCGAGCTGCGCGCGCTGACCAAGGAGGATTTCCGCCGTATCCTGACGGAGACCGAGGCGAGCCTCATCCGCCAGTACAAGGCGCTACTCGATACGGAGGAAGTGAAGCTCGATTTTACCGAGGATGCGATCGACGCACTCGCCGAGGTCGCTGTCCAGCTCAACGCCAATGTCGAGAATATCGGCGCACGTCGCCTGCAGACGGTGATGGAGCGTGTTCTCGACGACGTTTCCTTCAATGCGCCGGACCGTGGCGGTCAGACGGTGATGATCGATGCGGAATATGTCCGCAAGCACGTCGGCGATCTCGCCGCCAACACGGACCTGTCACGCTATATTCTGTAA
- the hisA gene encoding 1-(5-phosphoribosyl)-5-[(5-phosphoribosylamino)methylideneamino]imidazole-4-carboxamide isomerase yields the protein MILFPAIDLKDGQCVRLKLGDMEQATVYNPDPAAQARAFEEQGFEWLHVVDLNGAFAGETVNGAAVDAILKATRNPVQLGGGIRTLAHIENWLSRGLARVILGTVAVRDPDLVIEACRKFPGRVAVGIDAKGGKVAVEGWAEASELGVIELAKKFEGAGVAAIIYTDIDRDGILTGINWASTLELAEAVSIPVIASGGLASMDDIRRMTQPDAQKLEGAISGRALYDGRIDPQEALALIRAARKG from the coding sequence ATGATTCTCTTCCCCGCGATCGACCTCAAGGACGGACAATGCGTTCGCCTGAAGCTCGGCGACATGGAACAGGCAACCGTCTACAATCCCGATCCGGCCGCCCAGGCGCGCGCCTTCGAGGAACAGGGCTTCGAATGGCTGCATGTCGTCGACTTGAACGGCGCTTTTGCCGGTGAGACGGTAAACGGGGCGGCGGTCGACGCCATCCTCAAGGCGACCCGGAATCCCGTGCAGCTTGGCGGCGGCATCCGCACGCTGGCGCATATCGAGAACTGGCTTTCGCGCGGCCTTGCGCGCGTCATTCTCGGCACCGTGGCCGTGCGCGATCCTGATCTCGTCATCGAAGCCTGCCGCAAATTCCCCGGCAGGGTCGCCGTCGGCATCGACGCCAAGGGCGGCAAGGTGGCGGTCGAGGGCTGGGCCGAGGCCTCCGAGCTCGGCGTCATCGAACTTGCGAAGAAATTCGAGGGGGCGGGCGTTGCGGCGATCATCTATACGGATATCGACCGCGACGGCATTCTGACCGGCATCAACTGGGCATCGACGCTGGAGCTTGCCGAAGCGGTGTCGATCCCGGTGATTGCGTCGGGCGGCCTCGCCTCGATGGACGACATTCGCCGCATGACCCAGCCGGATGCGCAAAAACTCGAGGGCGCGATCTCCGGTCGCGCGCTCTACGACGGCCGCATCGACCCGCAGGAAGCGTTGGCATTGATCCGCGCAGCGAGAAAGGGGTGA
- a CDS encoding cytochrome P450 codes for MDTRPEPFEPPAPEPRVGIPSRLQIIRTVFRNPLELWGEPSYTLPWIETKFINQRTLIVNDPGLIRHVLVENAGNYEMASVRQLILRPILRDGLLTAEGDVWKRCRKAMAPVFTPRHAKGFAGQMHRVCEEFVQRYERAGTEPLVTNVAVDMTELTFEILAETLFSGEIAVEKQGFAGNVEELLHRMGRVDPMDLLVAPPWVPRLTRIGGKKVLNRFRSIVSDTMAQRRRRMAEEPDRVPNDFLTLLLQLEGPEGLATSEIEDNILTFIGAGHETTARALAWTLYCIANTPAYREVMEREVDEVVTSGADPVEWLDRMPHVLAAFEEALRLYPPAPSINRAAIEEDEWTSPAGEYVRIEKGITVLIMPWTLHRHLLHWQKPRAFMPERFLPENREKINRFQYLPFGAGPRVCIGATFALQEAVIALGVMMHRFRFDLTEATHPWPVQRLTTQPRGGLPMRVSVRAR; via the coding sequence ATGGACACGCGACCGGAACCCTTCGAGCCGCCCGCGCCCGAACCCCGCGTCGGCATCCCCTCGCGGCTGCAAATCATCCGCACGGTCTTTCGCAATCCGCTGGAACTCTGGGGCGAGCCCTCCTACACGCTGCCCTGGATCGAGACGAAGTTCATCAATCAGCGCACCCTGATCGTCAATGATCCTGGCCTCATCCGCCACGTTCTCGTGGAGAATGCCGGCAACTACGAGATGGCGAGCGTGCGGCAGCTGATCCTGCGCCCGATCCTTCGCGACGGCCTGCTGACGGCGGAAGGGGATGTCTGGAAGCGGTGCCGCAAGGCGATGGCGCCCGTTTTCACGCCGCGGCACGCCAAGGGTTTTGCCGGCCAGATGCACCGCGTCTGTGAAGAGTTCGTTCAGCGATACGAGCGCGCCGGTACAGAGCCGTTGGTGACGAATGTCGCCGTCGACATGACCGAGCTTACCTTTGAGATCCTCGCCGAAACCCTCTTTTCCGGCGAGATCGCCGTCGAAAAGCAGGGCTTTGCGGGCAATGTCGAGGAGTTGCTGCACCGGATGGGTCGCGTCGATCCCATGGACCTCTTGGTTGCGCCGCCGTGGGTGCCGCGCCTCACTCGCATCGGCGGCAAGAAGGTCCTGAACCGCTTCCGTTCCATCGTTTCCGACACGATGGCGCAGCGTCGGCGGCGCATGGCGGAGGAACCCGATCGCGTTCCGAATGATTTCCTGACGCTGCTGCTGCAGCTAGAAGGACCCGAGGGTCTTGCGACGTCCGAGATCGAAGACAATATCCTGACCTTCATCGGCGCCGGGCATGAAACGACGGCGCGGGCGCTCGCCTGGACGCTTTACTGCATCGCCAATACGCCGGCCTATCGCGAGGTGATGGAACGGGAAGTCGACGAGGTGGTGACAAGCGGCGCTGACCCGGTCGAATGGCTTGATCGCATGCCACATGTGCTTGCGGCCTTTGAGGAGGCGCTGCGGCTCTATCCGCCCGCGCCGTCGATCAACCGCGCGGCGATCGAGGAAGATGAGTGGACATCGCCGGCAGGCGAATACGTCCGCATCGAAAAAGGCATAACGGTGCTGATCATGCCTTGGACGCTCCATCGGCATTTGCTCCATTGGCAGAAACCCCGCGCGTTCATGCCGGAGCGCTTCCTCCCCGAAAACCGAGAGAAGATCAACCGGTTCCAATATCTGCCCTTCGGCGCGGGCCCGCGCGTCTGCATCGGCGCGACCTTCGCCCTGCAGGAGGCGGTCATTGCGCTCGGCGTGATGATGCACCGTTTCCGCTTCGATCTGACCGAGGCGACCCACCCTTGGCCCGTGCAACGGCTGACGACGCAGCCGAGGGGCGGCCTGCCGATGAGGGTGTCGGTGCGGGCGAGATAG
- the hisB gene encoding imidazoleglycerol-phosphate dehydratase HisB, with protein MAESMPSRSGQVSRKTNETAVSVSVNIDGTGTSKIATGIGFFDHMLDQLSRHSLIDMEIKADGDLHIDDHHTVEDTGIALGQALAKALGDRRGITRYASIDLAMDETMTRAAVDVSGRPFLVWNVTFTSPKIGSFDTELVREFFQALAQHAGITLHIQNIYGANNHHIAETCFKSVARVLRTATEIDPRQAGRVPSTKGTLA; from the coding sequence ATGGCAGAAAGCATGCCCAGCCGCAGCGGCCAAGTTTCCAGAAAGACAAATGAAACCGCCGTATCGGTCTCCGTCAACATCGATGGAACGGGGACGTCGAAGATTGCCACCGGCATCGGCTTCTTCGACCATATGCTGGACCAGCTTTCGCGCCATTCACTGATCGACATGGAGATTAAGGCGGACGGTGACCTGCACATCGACGACCATCACACGGTCGAGGACACCGGCATTGCACTCGGCCAGGCGCTCGCCAAGGCGCTCGGCGATCGCCGCGGCATCACGCGCTATGCCTCGATCGACCTTGCCATGGACGAAACGATGACGCGCGCCGCCGTCGATGTCTCCGGCCGGCCCTTCCTCGTCTGGAACGTGACTTTCACCTCGCCAAAGATCGGCAGCTTCGACACGGAGCTGGTGCGTGAATTCTTCCAGGCGCTGGCCCAACATGCTGGCATCACCCTGCATATTCAGAACATCTACGGCGCTAACAACCATCATATCGCCGAGACCTGTTTCAAGTCCGTCGCCCGCGTGCTTCGCACCGCAACCGAAATCGATCCGCGCCAGGCTGGACGCGTGCCCTCGACCAAGGGAACGCTCGCCTGA
- the hslV gene encoding ATP-dependent protease subunit HslV, with protein MSEHNPYGTMHATTIITVRKDGKVVMAGDGQVSLGQTVMKSNARKVRRLSKGDVIAGFAGATADAFTLLERLEAKLEQYPDQLMRAAVELAKDWRTNKYLRNLEAMMLVADRSITLAITGNGDVLEPEHGTIAIGSGGNYALAAARALMDSDKSAEEIARRALEIAGDICVYTNHNFVVETLDAE; from the coding sequence ATGAGTGAACACAATCCCTATGGAACGATGCATGCGACCACCATCATCACGGTGCGCAAGGATGGCAAGGTGGTGATGGCGGGCGACGGTCAGGTCAGTCTCGGCCAGACCGTCATGAAGAGCAACGCCCGCAAGGTCCGGCGCCTGTCGAAGGGCGACGTGATCGCCGGCTTCGCCGGTGCGACGGCGGATGCCTTCACACTGCTCGAACGGCTCGAGGCCAAGCTCGAGCAATATCCTGACCAGCTCATGCGTGCCGCCGTCGAGCTTGCCAAGGATTGGCGCACGAACAAATACCTGCGCAATCTCGAGGCGATGATGCTCGTTGCCGACAGATCCATCACGCTGGCCATCACTGGCAATGGCGACGTACTCGAACCCGAACACGGCACGATCGCGATCGGCTCTGGCGGAAACTATGCCTTGGCCGCCGCCCGTGCGCTGATGGACAGCGACAAGTCGGCGGAAGAGATCGCTCGGCGCGCGCTCGAAATCGCAGGCGATATCTGCGTCTACACCAACCACAATTTCGTGGTGGAGACGCTGGATGCCGAATGA
- a CDS encoding phosphoribosyl-ATP diphosphatase: MTGFNLSDLENIVAVRAKAAPEESWTAKLVAAGQRKAAKKLGEEAVETVIAAISEDRKNLVDESADLLYHLMVVLNIAAVPLQDVMDELARRTSQSGLEEKANRKTP, from the coding sequence ATGACCGGATTCAATCTTTCCGATCTCGAAAACATCGTGGCCGTGCGCGCAAAGGCAGCGCCGGAAGAGTCCTGGACCGCCAAGCTCGTCGCAGCCGGCCAGCGCAAGGCGGCCAAGAAGCTCGGCGAGGAGGCAGTCGAAACCGTCATCGCGGCGATCAGCGAGGACCGCAAGAATCTCGTCGATGAGAGTGCCGACCTCCTCTATCATCTTATGGTCGTATTGAACATCGCAGCCGTCCCGTTGCAGGATGTGATGGACGAACTTGCCAGGCGGACCAGCCAGTCCGGCCTGGAGGAGAAGGCAAACCGGAAAACTCCATGA
- the hisF gene encoding imidazole glycerol phosphate synthase subunit HisF: protein MTLKARVIPCLDVKDGRVVKGVNFVDLIDAGDPVEAARAYDAAGADELCFLDITASSDNRETIFDVVARTAEQCFMPLTVGGGVRHVSDIRKLLLAGADKVSINTAAVKNPDFVAEAADKFGNQCIVVAIDAKKVSAEGEAKRWEIFTHGGRERTGIDAVEFARKVVDLGAGEILLTSMDRDGTKSGYDIALTRAIADAVRAPVIASGGVGTLDHMVEGVRDGHATAVLAASIFHFGTYSIGEAKRYMAEHGIAMRLD, encoded by the coding sequence ATGACCTTGAAAGCCCGCGTAATCCCCTGCCTCGACGTCAAGGATGGACGCGTCGTCAAGGGCGTCAATTTCGTCGACCTCATTGATGCCGGCGATCCGGTGGAGGCCGCGCGCGCCTATGACGCGGCCGGTGCCGACGAACTCTGTTTCCTCGACATCACCGCGTCCTCGGACAACCGTGAGACAATCTTCGACGTCGTCGCCCGCACGGCCGAACAATGCTTCATGCCGCTCACCGTCGGCGGCGGCGTGCGGCATGTGTCCGATATTCGCAAGCTGTTGCTCGCCGGCGCCGACAAGGTGTCGATCAACACCGCGGCAGTGAAGAATCCGGATTTCGTCGCGGAAGCCGCCGACAAGTTCGGTAACCAATGCATCGTCGTCGCGATCGACGCCAAGAAAGTGTCGGCCGAGGGCGAGGCGAAGCGCTGGGAGATCTTTACCCATGGCGGACGCGAGCGAACCGGCATCGACGCGGTCGAATTCGCCCGGAAGGTCGTCGATCTCGGCGCCGGCGAAATACTGCTGACGTCCATGGACCGCGACGGCACGAAAAGCGGCTATGACATTGCCCTGACGCGAGCGATCGCCGATGCGGTGCGGGCGCCCGTCATCGCGTCGGGCGGCGTCGGGACGCTCGACCACATGGTGGAAGGTGTGCGCGACGGCCATGCGACCGCGGTGCTCGCCGCGTCGATCTTCCATTTCGGCACTTACAGCATCGGCGAGGCGAAGCGCTACATGGCCGAGCACGGCATCGCGATGCGGCTCGACTGA
- a CDS encoding DUF1402 family protein, with product MRLTACLLVIATLCLSAGPGTATGITMVPEGNRHVEQPKIPGASVRRTKAGRTSFDAKYEKVRDLLASDRQLVGKIKSVAGAYGIAPIHMIGAIVGEHTYNVDAYDRLQSYYVKAAAYAGNSFQFGHDGESVAEFVTRPQFAACAGKNGSYALWSCRERVWDSEFRGRSVGGQSFPDNRFSAVFFQPFFAGQTFGLGQINPLTALMLTDMVSRVSGYERLDENNAASVYEAIMDPDVSLAYMAASIRHSIDAYRSIAGMDIANNPGLTATLYNVGNPDQRAAALAAKNQGGEVHWPEENYYGWLVNDKLAELESLL from the coding sequence GTGCGTCTCACCGCCTGCTTGCTCGTCATCGCCACGCTTTGCCTCTCTGCCGGCCCGGGAACAGCGACGGGAATCACCATGGTTCCGGAGGGAAACCGTCACGTCGAGCAGCCGAAGATACCGGGCGCTTCGGTTCGCCGCACGAAAGCGGGCCGAACCTCCTTCGATGCGAAATATGAGAAAGTGCGTGATCTGCTCGCAAGCGACCGGCAACTCGTCGGCAAGATCAAATCGGTCGCAGGTGCCTATGGCATCGCGCCGATCCACATGATCGGCGCCATCGTTGGCGAGCACACCTACAATGTCGATGCCTACGACCGGCTGCAATCCTACTATGTCAAGGCGGCCGCCTATGCCGGCAACAGCTTCCAGTTCGGCCATGACGGTGAGAGCGTCGCCGAGTTCGTCACCCGTCCGCAATTTGCCGCCTGTGCCGGCAAGAACGGCTCCTATGCGCTGTGGAGCTGCCGTGAGCGCGTGTGGGACAGCGAGTTCCGCGGCCGTTCGGTCGGGGGGCAATCCTTCCCCGACAACCGCTTCAGCGCCGTCTTCTTCCAGCCTTTTTTCGCCGGCCAGACATTCGGTCTCGGCCAGATCAATCCGTTGACCGCGCTGATGCTGACGGACATGGTTTCGCGCGTTTCGGGCTATGAGCGCCTGGATGAGAACAACGCCGCCTCTGTCTACGAGGCGATCATGGATCCGGACGTCTCGCTCGCCTATATGGCAGCCTCGATCCGCCACTCGATCGACGCCTATCGCTCGATCGCCGGCATGGACATCGCCAACAATCCGGGTCTGACGGCGACGCTCTACAATGTCGGCAATCCGGACCAGCGCGCCGCGGCGCTCGCAGCGAAAAATCAGGGCGGCGAAGTTCATTGGCCGGAGGAGAATTATTACGGCTGGCTCGTCAACGACAAGCTCGCCGAACTGGAGAGCCTGCTCTAA
- the coaA gene encoding type I pantothenate kinase produces MTIAAKDIDAAADLPGNLQGGDYSPYHVFSAAEWSRFRADTPLTLTADEVQRLRSLNDPVDLREVRRIYLSLSRLLSAHVEASQILFQQRKRFLSMSDETKTPFVIGIAGSVAVGKSTTARILAELLARWPSSPKVDLITTDGFLYPNAILQRENMMDRKGFPESYDIGALLRFLSAIKAGQPNVKAPTYSHLTYDVIPDRFQTIDRPDILIFEGINVLQSRNLPADGKIVPMVSDFFDFSIYIDAEENLIHNWYVSRFMRLRETAFKDPQSFFHRYATISEDAARAIAEGLWHNINLKNLHQNILPTRPRADLILQKGQNHLTQTVALRKL; encoded by the coding sequence ATGACTATCGCAGCGAAAGACATCGACGCCGCCGCGGATCTTCCGGGCAACCTGCAGGGCGGAGACTATTCGCCCTATCACGTGTTCTCGGCCGCGGAATGGTCGCGCTTTCGCGCCGACACGCCTTTGACGCTAACGGCCGATGAGGTGCAGCGCCTGCGCTCGCTCAACGACCCTGTCGATCTCCGCGAGGTGCGCCGGATCTACCTGTCGCTGTCGCGGCTGCTTTCCGCGCATGTCGAGGCGTCGCAGATCCTGTTCCAGCAGCGCAAGCGGTTCCTCAGCATGTCGGATGAAACGAAGACGCCCTTCGTCATCGGCATCGCCGGTTCGGTCGCCGTCGGCAAGTCCACGACGGCGCGCATTCTCGCCGAACTCTTGGCGCGCTGGCCCTCGAGCCCGAAGGTCGACCTGATCACCACCGACGGCTTTCTCTACCCGAACGCGATCCTGCAGCGGGAAAACATGATGGATCGCAAGGGTTTTCCGGAGAGCTACGATATCGGCGCGCTCTTGCGCTTTCTCTCGGCGATCAAGGCGGGCCAGCCGAACGTCAAGGCGCCGACCTATTCGCACCTGACCTATGACGTCATCCCGGACCGGTTCCAGACTATCGACCGGCCGGACATCCTGATCTTCGAGGGAATCAATGTATTGCAGTCGCGCAATCTGCCGGCCGACGGCAAGATCGTGCCGATGGTATCGGATTTCTTCGATTTCTCGATCTATATCGATGCCGAGGAAAATCTCATTCACAACTGGTACGTGAGCCGCTTCATGCGGCTGCGCGAAACGGCCTTCAAGGACCCGCAGTCCTTCTTCCATCGCTACGCGACGATCAGCGAGGATGCGGCACGCGCCATCGCCGAGGGCCTCTGGCACAACATCAACCTGAAAAACCTGCACCAGAACATCCTGCCGACGCGGCCGCGCGCCGATCTGATCCTGCAGAAGGGCCAGAACCACCTGACGCAGACGGTGGCACTCAGGAAGCTTTGA
- a CDS encoding DUF2628 domain-containing protein translates to MASYLIMTPPGAPADDERARFIADGFSWTAFFFPALWLMSKRAWLLGILVAVLQILLIFLSAVPGAFAASLFMQLALSLLVSLEGPLVVARNLKKRDWTLRSIVPARDLETAEEIYFSNIPATADRRTATPLPSIERSTTKQADSSAGLGLFQPYGER, encoded by the coding sequence ATGGCTTCTTATCTGATCATGACACCGCCCGGCGCACCGGCCGACGACGAAAGGGCGCGGTTCATCGCGGACGGCTTTTCCTGGACCGCCTTCTTCTTTCCCGCGCTCTGGCTGATGAGCAAGCGCGCATGGCTTCTTGGAATCTTAGTTGCCGTTCTGCAAATTCTGTTAATTTTCTTGTCCGCCGTTCCCGGGGCTTTTGCCGCCTCGCTTTTCATGCAACTCGCGCTCAGCCTGCTGGTTTCGCTCGAAGGCCCGCTTGTGGTCGCGCGAAATCTCAAGAAACGGGACTGGACGCTTCGCTCCATCGTCCCGGCGCGCGACCTGGAAACGGCGGAAGAGATCTACTTTTCCAACATACCGGCAACGGCGGATCGCAGGACGGCAACTCCGTTGCCGTCAATCGAGAGGTCGACGACGAAACAGGCCGATAGCAGCGCCGGCCTTGGCCTCTTTCAACCCTATGGAGAACGTTGA
- a CDS encoding helix-turn-helix domain-containing protein → MVWRETGIMDERLKFVGECLEGEETMTALCAAYGISRKTGYKWLGRYRALGPQGLLDLPRAPLAHGRATPEELVARIVAEKEARPLWGPKKVLARLQRTEPQLSWPAASTVGEILKRHGLVGRRRGRWRAAGTGALAPVSHPNAVWSGDYKGWFRTRDGRRCEPLTVMDAASRYVLALEACATPSEAEAWPVFERLFKEHGLPDRFRSDNGSPFAATGVTGLTPLAVRFIKLGIGLERITPGRPQQNGRHERFHLTMLPLAATPEADQAAQQAAFDAFRKSYNDERPHEALAMAVPATQYRPSPRRLPDHLPEPDYPAAAAVRRVRSNGEIKWNGDLVYVAGALAGEAVAIEENQEGTWTLRFHTHPLGIIDRKTRRLVRPSAVQPRPAGAGADTAMQGGEV, encoded by the coding sequence ATGGTTTGGAGAGAGACTGGCATCATGGACGAGCGGCTGAAGTTTGTCGGGGAATGTCTGGAGGGCGAAGAGACGATGACGGCGCTGTGTGCGGCCTACGGGATTTCGCGCAAGACCGGCTACAAATGGCTGGGCCGCTATCGCGCGCTTGGGCCGCAGGGTCTGCTCGATCTGCCGCGGGCACCGCTGGCGCATGGGCGGGCAACGCCTGAGGAGCTGGTGGCTCGGATCGTGGCGGAGAAGGAGGCGCGTCCGTTGTGGGGTCCGAAGAAGGTGCTGGCGCGGCTGCAGCGCACCGAACCGCAGCTGAGCTGGCCGGCGGCCTCGACGGTTGGCGAGATCCTGAAGCGGCATGGTCTTGTCGGGCGCCGGCGGGGGCGCTGGCGGGCGGCCGGCACCGGCGCGTTGGCGCCCGTCAGCCACCCCAATGCGGTGTGGAGCGGCGACTACAAGGGCTGGTTCCGGACCCGCGACGGGCGGCGCTGCGAACCGCTGACGGTGATGGACGCAGCCAGCCGGTACGTGCTGGCACTTGAAGCCTGCGCAACGCCGTCGGAGGCGGAGGCCTGGCCGGTGTTCGAGCGGCTGTTCAAGGAGCACGGCCTGCCGGACCGCTTCCGCAGCGACAACGGCTCGCCCTTCGCGGCGACCGGCGTCACCGGACTGACGCCGCTTGCCGTGCGCTTCATCAAGCTCGGCATCGGACTTGAGCGCATCACCCCGGGCAGACCGCAGCAGAACGGCCGCCACGAACGCTTCCACCTGACGATGCTGCCGCTGGCGGCGACGCCGGAGGCCGACCAGGCGGCGCAGCAGGCCGCCTTCGACGCGTTTCGCAAGAGCTACAACGACGAGCGCCCGCACGAGGCGCTCGCCATGGCGGTGCCGGCCACCCAGTACCGGCCGTCGCCGCGGCGCCTGCCCGATCACCTGCCCGAGCCCGACTATCCGGCCGCGGCGGCGGTGCGGCGGGTGCGTTCCAATGGCGAGATCAAGTGGAATGGCGACCTCGTCTATGTCGCCGGCGCGCTGGCCGGCGAGGCCGTCGCCATCGAGGAGAACCAAGAGGGGACCTGGACGCTACGCTTCCACACCCACCCGCTCGGCATTATCGATCGAAAGACCAGGCGACTTGTCCGCCCCAGCGCC